The following coding sequences lie in one Apium graveolens cultivar Ventura chromosome 1, ASM990537v1, whole genome shotgun sequence genomic window:
- the LOC141676241 gene encoding auxin-responsive protein IAA7-like → MLNLKTELCLGLPGGGDAETMKTSGKRGFSETVELKLNLQSDIDSTKLDLKHDNTKNSAMEKNKDQVTKPPAKAQVVGWPPVRSYRKNVMAVQKSTTEEKPEKSAVIGNSMISTAAAFVKVSMDGAPYLRKVDLKVYKSYQELSDALAKMFSSFTMSNYGSQGMIDFMNESKLMDLLNSSEYVPSYEDKDGDWMLVGDVPWEMFVDSCKRLRIMKGSEAIGLAPRAMEKCKSRC, encoded by the exons ATGTTGAACCTCAAGACTGAGCTGTGCCTTGGGTTGCCTGGGGGAGGTGATGCAGAAACCATGAAGACATCTGGAAAGAGAGGcttttctgagactgttgagcTCAAACTTAATCTTCAGTCAGATATTGATTCAACCAAGCTAGATCTTAAACATGACAACACCAAGAATTCAGCTATGGAGAAGAACAAAGATCAAGTCACTAAGCCACCTGCCAA GGCACAAGTTGTAGGTTGGCCACCAGTGAGATCTTACAGGAAAAATGTAATGGCTGTACAGAAGAGCACCACTGAGGAGAAACCTGAGAAGTCTGCAGTCATCGGAAATAGCATGATCAGCACAGCAGCTGCATTTGTCAAGGTCTCCATGGATGGAGCGCCTTATCTTCGTAAAGTAGACTTGAAGGTTTACAAGAGCTACCAAGAACTCTCTGATGCCTTGGCCAAAATGTTCAGTTCCTTTACCATGA GTAACTACGGGTCCCAAGGAATGATAGATTTCATGAATGAGAGCAAGCTAATGGATCTATTGAACAGTTCTGAGTATGTGCCTAGCTATGAAGATAAGGATGGCGATTGGATGCTCGTCGGCGATGTCCCATGGGA GATGTTTGTTGATTCATGCAAGCGTCTGCGTATAATGAAAGGATCGGAAGCTATTGGACTTG CACCAAGGGCAATGGAGAAGTGCAAGAGCAGGTGCTGA
- the LOC141676324 gene encoding auxin-induced protein 22D-like, with amino-acid sequence MESIRIEETGLNLEATELRLGLPGRDKIEKETISSFNKNKRAAPKSAEDDESKANDDIKHHHHEAAPAAKAQVIGWPPIRSYRKNNFAPKKAEAEYGNYVKVSMDGAPYLRKIDLKVYNGYTDLLKALENMFKLSIGEYSEREGYKGSEHAPTYEDKDGDLMLVGDVPWDMFMSTCKRLRIMKGSEARGLGCAV; translated from the exons ATGGAAAGCATAAGAATTGAGGAAACAGGTCTCAATCTTGAGGCTACTGAACTCAGGCTGGGTTTACCAGGGAGGGACAAAATTGAAAAAGAGACGATCTCTAGCTTCAACAAAAACAAACGAGCAGCACCAAAGTCTGCTGAAGATGATGAATCAAAGGCTAATGATGATATCAAACATCATCACCATGAAGCTGCACCTGCTGCCAA GGCACAAGTGATTGGGTGGCCACCAATTAGATCCTACAGGAAAAATAACTTTGCACCAAAGAAGGCTGAGGCAGAGTATGGAAATTATGTCAAAGTAAGCATGGATGGAGCACCTTACCTAAGAAAGATCGATTTGAAGGTCTATAATGGCTATACAGATCTCTTAAAGGCTTTAGAGAACATGTTCAAACTCTCTATAG GTGAATACTCTGAGAGGGAGGGTTACAAAGGATCAGAACATGCACCTACTTATGAAGACAAAGATGGTGACTTGATGTTGGTTGGAGATGTTCCATGGGA TATGTTTATGTCAACCTGCAAGAGACTGAGAATCATGAAAGGGTCAGAAGCCAGAGGATTGGGTTGTGCTGTTTGA
- the LOC141676257 gene encoding pentatricopeptide repeat-containing protein At2g20540-like, with translation MNHTVLNQLKKCQTLKNLKTLHSRLVIEGSVNSSDIVLNKFLRLYFRFGETDYACKLFDQCPEPNTFLWTSMIHGYVENQKYIESFRMFNCMLELSVLPLNFTVMSVVKALARSGRLRDGEAVYGFVWKCGFVFDVMVQNAMIDLFMRCGEIGLARLVFDEMNETDVVTWNSMILGYGSNGRVDVAREFFDCMGERNLISWTSIISGYVKAGDMKEARVLFEAMPMRDLAVWNVMISGYVDVGDLVAAAGLLEAMPIHEVGTLNIILSGFCKARDLQSAKRLFEKMPCKNVASWTMMVDGYVKSGDLNEARIMFDEMPEKNLISWSTMICGYAKNGQPRRALELFEQFKEQGIKPDVTLIIGIISACSHLGILDVAELVINDYIGPSLYSNLHVITSLIDMYAKCGSIEKASKVFHMTLEKDLLCYSSMIAAFANYGLGHEAISVFHDMQRENIKPDGVTFIGVLSACNHGGLVEEGRRFFKQMIEKYDVQATEKHYACMVDLFGRAGCLQEAHNLITTMPMARSSVVWGALLAACSVHRNVELAEVAAAELFKIEPDNSGNYILLSNIYASAGRWRDVSNVRAMIRSERVRKNRGSSWIELEAVVHEFVMADDSHKDADDIYCILELLTEDMKLSYI, from the coding sequence ATGAATCACACAGTCCTCAACCAACTCAAAAAATGTCAAACTCTCAAAAACCTAAAAACTCTACACTCTCGTCTCGTTATCGAAGGCTCCGTAAACTCCTCCGACATTGTCCTAAACAAATTTCTCCGGTTATATTTTCGTTTCGGGGAAACTGATTATGCTTGTAAGCTGTTTGATCAATGTCCTGAACCAAATACATTTTTGTGGACTTCAATGATTCATGGGTATGTTGAGAATCAGAAGTATATCGAGTCGTTTCGTATGTTTAATTGTATGTTGGAGTTGTCGGTTTTGCCTTTGAATTTTACTGTTATGTCGGTGGTTAAGGCGTTGGCTCGGAGTGGTAGATTGAGAGACGGGGAGGCGGTTTATGGGTTTGTTTGGAAATGCGGGTTTGTGTTTGATGTGATGGTGCAGAATGCTATGATTGATTTGTTTATGAGGTGCGGAGAGATTGGTTTGGCGAGATTGGTGTTTGATGAGATGAATGAGACGGATGTTGTTACGTGGAACTCAATGATATTGGGGTATGGAAGTAATGGTAGAGTTGATGTTGCACGTGAGTTTTTCGATTGTATGGGAGAGAGGAATTTGATTTCTTGGACGAGCATTATTAGTGGTTATGTGAAGGCCGGTGATATGAAGGAGGCACGGGTTCTTTTTGAGGCAATGCCTATGAGAGATTTGGCTGTTTGGAATGTAATGATTTCTGGATATGTTGATGTTGGAGATCTTGTTGCTGCTGCTGGTTTACTTGAAGCAATGCCTATTCATGAAGTCGGGACCTTGAATATAATATTATCAGGGTTCTGCAAGGCGAGGGACCTTCAATCTGCTAAACGCCTTTTTGAAAAAATGCCTTGTAAAAATGTGGCTTCGTGGACTATGATGGTAGATGGATATGTTAAATCAGGTGATTTGAACGAGGCAAGGATTATGTTTGATGAGATGCCAGAGAAGAATTTGATTTCTTGGTCTACAATGATCTGCGGTTATGCAAAAAATGGGCAGCCACGCCGTGCTTTGGAACTTTTTGAACAGTTTAAGGAACAGGGTATTAAGCCAGATGTAACTCTGATTATTGGTATTATCTCAGCTTGCTCACATTTGGGAATTTTGGATGTGGCTGAGTTGGTTATTAATGATTATATTGGACCCTCACTCTATTCTAATTTACATGTCATAACCAGTTTGATAGATATGTATGCCAAATGCGGAAGCATTGAAAAGGCTTCGAAAGTGTTTCATATGACATTAGAAAAAGACTTGCTTTGTTATAGTTCAATGATTGCAGCTTTTGCAAATTATGGATTGGGACATGAAGCCATTTCTGTGTTTCATGATATGCAAAGAGAAAATATAAAACCCGACGGAGTAACTTTTATCGGTGTTTTGAGTGCTTGCAACCATGGAGGTCTAGTTGAGGAAGGGAGGAGGTTCTTTAAACAAATGATTGAAAAGTATGATGTTCAAGCCACAGAGAAGCACTATGCCTGCATGGTTGACCTCTTTGGCCGTGCTGGTTGCCTTCAGGAAGCACATAACCTGATAACTACCATGCCCATGGCACGCTCATCAGTTGTTTGGGGAGCTTTACTTGCAGCGTGTAGTGTCCATCGTAATGTTGAACTAGCTGAAGTTGCAGCAGCTGAGTTATTTAAGATCGAGCCTGATAATTCCGGAAACTACATTCTTCTATCCAATATATATGCTTCAGCTGGACGATGGCGTGATGTTTCTAATGTAAGAGCAATGATCAGGTCTGAACGAGTGAGAAAGAACAGAGGTTCTAGTTGGATCGAGTTGGAAGCAGTTGTTCATGAGTTTGTCATGGCAGATGATTCACACAAGGATGCCGATGACATATACTGTATCTTGGAATTGCTTACAGAAGATATGAAGCTTTCATATATCTGA